In Gadus macrocephalus chromosome 4, ASM3116895v1, the following proteins share a genomic window:
- the LOC132455033 gene encoding L-lactate dehydrogenase B chain, with protein MSVLNQLMTPTAGASAEPPRNKVTVVGVGQVGMACAISILLRDLADELALVDVMEDRLKGEMMDLQHGSLFLKTSKIVADKDYAVTANSRLVVVTAGVRQQEGESRLNLVQRNVNVFKMIIPQIMKHSPNCTLIVVSNPVDVLTYVTWKLSGLPKHRVIGSGTNLDSARFRFLMAERLGIHATAFNGWVLGEHGDTSVPVWSGANVAGVNLQKLNPDMGTDVDKEGWKATHKAVVDSAYEVIRLKGYTNWAIGLSVADLTESIVKNMGRIHPVSTMVKDMYGISEEVFLSLPCVLNGGGVGSVVNMTLNEDEVAQLKKSADTLWGIQKDLKDL; from the exons ATGTCTGTGCTGAATCAGTTGATGACCCCCACGGCGGGCGCGTCGGCGGAGCCCCCCAGGAACAAGGtcacggtggtgggggtgggccagGTGGGCATGGCCTGCGCCATCAGCATCCTGCTCAGG gacctGGCTGACGAGCTGGCCCtggtggatgtgatggaggACCGCCTGAAGGGAGAGATGATGGATCTGCAGCACGGCAGCCTCTTCCTCAAGACCTCCAAGATCGTCGCTGACAAAG actACGCGGTGACGGCTAACTCCCgcctggtggtggtgacggcggGCGTGCGACAGCAGGAGGGCGAGAGCCGTCTGAACCTGGTCCAGAGGAACGTCAACGTCTTCAAGATGATCATCCCCCAGATCATGAAGCACAGCCCCAACTGCACCCTCATCGTGGTCTCCAACCCTG ttgacgTGCTGACCTACGTGACCTGGAAGCTGAGCGGTCTCCCTAAGCACCGCGTCATCGGCAGCGGCACCAACTTGGACTCGGCGCGCTTCCGCTTCCTGATGGCCGAGCGGCTCGGGATCCACGCCACCGCCTTCAACGGCTGGGTGCTGGGGGAGCACGGGGACACCAGcg tgcccGTGTGGAGCGGGGCCAACGTTGCGGGGGTGAACCTGCAGAAGCTGAACCCGGACATGGGGACGGACGTAGACAAGGAGGGGTGGAAGGCCACGCACAAGGCCGTGGTGGACAG TGCCTACGAGGTGATCCGTCTGAAGGGATACACCAACTGGGCCATCGGCCTGAGCGTCGCGGACCTCACCGAGAGCATCGTCAAGAACATGGGCCGCATCCACCCCGTCTCCACCATGGTCAAG gacaTGTACGGCATCAGTGAGGAGGTGTTCCTGTCGCTGCCCTGCGTGCTGAACGGCGGCGGCGTCGGCAGCGTGGTCAACATGACCCTCAACGAGGACGAGGTCGCCCAGCTCAAGAAGAGCGCCGACACTCTGTGGGGCATCCAGAAGGACCTCAAGGACCTCTAG